A genomic window from Antedon mediterranea chromosome 4, ecAntMedi1.1, whole genome shotgun sequence includes:
- the LOC140046739 gene encoding interferon-induced very large GTPase 1-like, protein MTKASLQSMKDKLNDLEQKLSRESLGLEHFNREIGQNYEMSSDLKLQTDNSDLAVVTAEMLLHGYPIELMDGDASHVPLTWIKAVFRSLKYQVGNKKLFVLSVLGIQSSGKSTMLNTMFGLHFAVSAGRCTKGVFAQMMPLDSGLNEETKCDYLLVVDTEGLRSPEFASSRHSYSHDNELATFVVGLGNLTILNIMGENPTDMQDTLQIAVHAFIKMENVNVNPSCIFLHQNVTDVAASDLNTTQKRSMREMLDKITKIAAAKENCSGKYQSFSDVIHFEENKDIVYVPSLWQGDPPMAPPNPGYSNSILQVKQRVVECMRNSKPRSIDGFAIMLTDLWNAILCQHFVFSFKNSFEIQAFNALNTEYLRQSRVFRRNAMIYNHQLRNECRQITVEEMEHNGKDIFDRYWKKLEQDIVTFKSSMNGYFDEETIACQWKAKMELQLDDLCKETTKELNDGITSVRNKIIGRAEIDARFNMYEKEIFQKSKQLAEDHRIKNLSDANLKCEFTKNWNKWISDIPGGEDNIDVVESFERIVVESNLKRDRDEVSRVLLSDLSQIEVQEKDLHFNVLFDQRFLTFRLDKRSYLAEANSSLHKIRDKFSKTIRGHISEGSNYTKQLGMDLFSSLLSEIGAMKIDDKIHFTLKGRIRLAICNFKWFVPVLQEMQEQYRREHDLKLYMKFQKNKLWHMFRDECRELQISVKMASVISREIKSAVVVSLPNKCAIGVIDHLRNSSSKLFTNKMSVHAHLLMIAMAEKHNFESFVQYLSDPIHSIENFIRGHIKEACFQTNNTGNTLLQAVYNHNVREIFAELRQTISALCQKGTSTMKYWWPSLTKRINKDLRVKRDIEMFDEDRIIDLEELKDNLLLELNLAEDSIITGYDISIFGKIQKDCLVFFTCDILACHELCPFCNGLCDLHTNNPYDSHRTELHRPKGVAGYVYAKSKKLSTTVCTTSMRQDNGFRNEDTFGKLYKYSDYRSVNDYYKSWKIEPLEGKAELFWKWFMATYNSELAEYYNANKADIPRGWKRITWKRAKAKVMKTYNL, encoded by the coding sequence ATGACGAAAGCATCATTACAATCAATGAAAGACAAACTTAATGACCTAGAGCAGAAGCTGTCACGTGAATCATTAGGATTAGAACATTTCAACAGAGAAATCGGACAGAATTACGAAATGTCATCAGACTTAAAACTCCAAACAGATAATTCCGATTTAGCAGTAGTTACTGCAGAAATGTTACTACATGGTTATCCAATTGAGCTAATGGATGGTGATGCATCCCATGTGCCGCTTACTTGGATCAAAGCCGTTTTCAGATCTCTTAAATACCAAGTTGGCAATAAGAAACTCTTTGTACTGTCTGTATTAGGCATTCAAAGCAGTGGAAAATCCACCATGTTAAATACCATGTTTGGTTTACACTTTGCTGTCAGCGCTGGCAGGTGTACTAAAGGAGTCTTTGCCCAAATGATGCCGTTGGATTCAGGATTAAACGAAGAAACCAAGTGTGACTACCTTTTGGTGGTTGACACCGAGGGTTTGCGATCTCCTGAATTCGCCAGCTCTCGACATAGTTACAGTCATGACAACGAGCTAGCTACATTTGTTGTTGGTTTAGGTAATCTTaccatattaaatattatgGGAGAGAACCCTACAGACATGCAAGACACACTTCAAATTGCTGTTCATGCATTtataaaaatggaaaatgttAATGTCAACCCTAGCTGCATATTTCTGCATCAAAACGTTACTGACGTAGCAGCATCAGATTTGAATACAACACAAAAAAGGAGCATGCGAGAAATGTTggataaaattacaaaaattgcTGCGGCCAAAGAAAATTGCAGTGGAAAATATCAATCGTTTTCCGATGTCATACATTTTGAAGAAAACAAAGACATAGTGTACGTTCCCAGCCTGTGGCAAGGTGATCCACCGATGGCGCCACCTAATCCTGGTTACAGCAACAGCATTCTTCAAGTAAAACAACGGGTCGTAGAATGCATGCGAAATTCCAAACCAAGAAGTATAGATGGATTCGCAATAATGCTTACAGATCTTTGGAACGCAATTTTATGCCAACATTTTGTATTCAGCTTCAAAAATTCTTTCGAAATACAAGCCTTTAATGCTTTGAATACAGAATATCTGAGGCAATCTCGTGTATTTAGAAGAAATGCAATGATATACAATCACCAGCTTCGAAATGAATGTAGGCAAATAACAGTTGAAGAGATGGAACACAATGGAAAAGATATCTTCGACCGTTATTGGAAGAAATTAGAACAAGACATCGTTACTTTTAAATCTAGCATGAATGGCTATTTTGATGAAGAAACCATCGCTTGTCAATGGAAAGCCAAAATGGAACTACAACTTGATGATCTTTGTAAGGAGACTACAAAAGAATTGAATGACGGAATTACATCAGTTAGAAATAAAATCATTGGAAGAGCTGAAATCGATGCCAGATTTAACATGTATGAAAAAGAAATTTTTCAAAAATCTAAACAATTGGCTGAAGATCATAGAATTAAAAACCTATCTGACGCAAATCTTAAATGTGAGTTTACTAAGAATTGGAATAAGTGGATATCCGACATACCCGGTGGTGAAGATAACATCGATGTAGTAGAGTCTTTTGAAAGAATCGTTGTAGAGTCAAATTTAAAGCGTGATCGAGATGAAGTTTCTCGTGTATTGCTTTCTGATCTTTCTCAAATTGAAGTTCAAGAAAAGGACTTACATTTTAACGTTTTGTTTGATCAAAGATTTTTAACATTTCGTCTGGATAAGCGATCTTACTTGGCTGAAGCAAATTCGAGCCTACATAAAATCCGCGACAAGTTTAGTAAAACAATCAGAGGTCACATATCTGAAGGAAGTAACTACACTAAACAGCTAGGAATGgatcttttttcttctttactaAGTGAAATTGGAGCGATGAAAATAGATGACAAAATTCACTTTACGTTGAAAGGAAGGATTCGACTTGCTATCTGTAATTTCAAGTGGTTTGTACCCGTTTTACAAGAAATGCAAGAGCAGTATAGACGTGAACACGACCTGAAATTGTACATGAAATTTCAAAAGAATAAGTTATGGCATATGTTTAGAGATGAATGCAGAGAGCTTCAAATAAGTGTTAAGATGGCATCGGTAATATCTCGAGAGATTAAAAGTGCAGTTGTAGTTTCTCTCCCAAACAAATGTGCAATCGGAGTAATCGACCATTTGAGGAACTCTTCTAGTAAACTATTTACTAATAAGATGTCTGTTCATGCGCATTTACTCATGATTGCAATGGCAGAGAAACATAACTTCGAAAGCTTTGTCCAGTATTTGTCGGATCCCATACACTCTATTGAAAACTTCATTCGTGGACATATCAAGGAAGCTTGTTTCCAAACCAATAACACGGGTAACACGTTACTGCAAGCAGTATATAATCACAATGTTCGTGAAATATTTGCTGAGCTAAGGCAAACTATCAGTGCTTTGTGTCAGAAAGGAACAAGCACAATGAAGTATTGGTGGCCATCTTTAACTAAAAGGATAAATAAAGACTTACGTGTCAAAAGAGACATTGAGATGTTTGACGAAGATAGAATTATAGATTTGGAAGAGCTCAAAGACAATTTGTTGTTGGAACTTAACCTCGCCGAAGACAGCATAATCACAGGTTATGATATTAGTATTTTtggtaaaatacaaaaagaCTGTTTGGTATTTTTTACATGTGATATTTTAGCTTGTCATGAGTTATGTCCATTTTGCAATGGACTTTGTGATCTTCATACTAATAATCCATATGATAGTCATCGAACAGAACTTCACAGACCTAAGGGGGTGGCGGGATATGTATACGCTAAATCTAAGAAACTCAGTACAACGGTTTGTACAACATCAATGAGGCAGGATAATGGATTTAGAAATGAAGATACTTTtggtaaattatataaatactcAGATTATAGAAGTGTTAACGATTATTACAAGTCCTGGAAAATTGAACCATTAGAAGGAAAAGCAGAACTTTTCTGGAAATGGTTTATGGCAACTTACAACAGTGAACTTGCTGAATACTATAATGCTAATAAGGCTGATATTCCTAGAGGATGGAAGAGAATTACATGGAAAAGGGCAAAAGCAAAAGTTATGAAGACGTATAACCTTTAA